One region of Halohasta litchfieldiae genomic DNA includes:
- a CDS encoding acylphosphatase, whose protein sequence is MTDSDRVRAHVFVSGRVQGVYYRASTREAAREEGVDGWVTNRSDGRVEAVFEGNQDSVDRMVDWCHTGSPAANVEDVEVTMESPEAEDGFEVRW, encoded by the coding sequence ATGACGGATTCCGACCGCGTTCGTGCTCACGTCTTTGTTAGTGGCCGCGTACAGGGCGTCTACTACCGAGCCAGCACGCGCGAGGCTGCCCGCGAGGAGGGCGTCGACGGCTGGGTGACAAACCGCTCGGATGGTCGCGTCGAGGCCGTCTTCGAAGGCAATCAGGATAGCGTCGACAGGATGGTCGACTGGTGTCACACCGGGAGTCCGGCCGCCAACGTCGAGGATGTCGAGGTCACGATGGAATCGCCGGAAGCCGAAGACGGCTTCGAGGTTCGGTGGTAA